A region from the Corylus avellana chromosome ca7, CavTom2PMs-1.0 genome encodes:
- the LOC132187361 gene encoding calcium-dependent lipid-binding protein gives MGLISGVFMGMVFGIALMAGWKHMMRYRSTKRVAKAVDIKLLGSLNRDDLRKICGDNFPEWISFPVFEQVKWLNKQLSKLWPYVADAAEMVIKESVEPLLEEYRPAGITSLKFSKLSLGNVAPKIEGIRVQSLKKGQITMDIDLRWGGDPSIILAVEAALVASIPIQLKDLQVFTVVRVIFQLAEEIPCISAVVVALLSEPKPRIDYTLKAVGGSLTAIPGLSDMIDDTVNSIVTDMLQWPHRIVVPIGGIPVDTSELELKPQGQLTLTVVKAIDLKNMEMIGKSDPYVVVYIRPLFKVKTKVVENNLNPVWDQKFEMIAEDKETQSLVLEVFDKDIGQDKRLGIVKLPLIQLEAETEKEYNLRLLPSLDMLKIKDKKDRGSLIIKVLYHEFNKEEQLIALEQEKMILEQRKKLKQEGVIGSTMDALDGAASLVGSGVGMVGTGLGAGVGIVGTGVGAGVGIVGSGLGAVGSGLSKAGKFMGRTITGGHSKKSGSTTPVNSVQENGGAKPL, from the exons ATGGGGCTGATTTCGGGGGTTTTCATGGGGATGGTGTTCGGGATTGCATTGATGGCCGGATGGAAGCACATGATGCGGTACCGAAGCACCAAGCGAGTTGCTAAG GCTGTTGACATAAAACTCCTTGGATCCCTTAATCGAGATGATTTGAGGAAGATCTGTGGTGATAATTTTCCGGAATGGATATCTTTCCCTGTCTTTGAACAG GTGAAATGGCTGAACAAACAACTAAGCAAATTGTGGCCATATGTTGCAGAT GCAGCAGAAATGGTGATTAAAGAATCTGTTGAACCACTTCTGGAAGAATACCGACCAGCTGGAATTACTTCATTGAAGTTCAGCAAATTGTCTCTTGGTAACGTGGCACCCAAAATTGAAG GCATTCGTGTTCAAAGTCTTAAGAAAGgtcaaatcacaatggatattgaTTTGCGGTGGGGTGGTGATCCAAGCATCATTTTAGCTGTTGAAGCTGCACTTGTTGCTTCAATACCTATTCAG TTGAAGGATCTTCAAGTTTTCACTGTTGTTCGGGTTATCTTCCAACTCGCTGAAGAGATACCTTGTATTTCTGCTGTTGTTGTTGCCCTGCTTTCCGAG CCAAAGCCTAGAATCGATTATACTCTGAAGGCTGTTGGTGGAAGCTTAACGGCCATCCCTGGACTTTCCGATATGATTGAT GATACCGTGAATTCAATTGTCACAGATATGCTCCAGTGGCCCCATAGGATTGTTGTTCCAATTGGTGGTATACCTGTTGATACAAG TGAATTAGAACTTAAACCTCAGGGACAGCTTACCTTGACGGTCGTGAAAGCAATTGATTTGAAGAACATGGAAATGATTGGAAAATCTGATCCTTATGTTGTTGTGTATATTCGGCCACTATTCAAGGTCAAAACAAAGGTTGTTGAAAACAATCTCAATCCTGTTTGGGATCAAAAATTCGAGATGATTGCAGAAGACAAGGAGACACAGTCTCTTGTACTCGAG GTTTTTGATAAGGACATTGGGCAAGACAAGAGATTGGGAATAGTAAAGCTGCCTTTGATTCAGCTGGAAGCTGAAACCGAAAAAGAGTATAATTTGAGACTGCTACCATCACTTGACATGCTGAAAATTAAAGATAAGAAGGATAGGGGGAGTCTTATTATTAAG GTCTTGTATCATGAATTTAACAAGGAAGAGCAGTTGATTGCTCTGGAACAAGAGAAGATGATCctagaacaaagaaagaaactgAAACAAGAGGGAGTTATAGGGAGTACAATGGATGCACTTGATGGAGCAGCATCACTGGTTGGGTCTGGTGTTGGAATGGTGGGTACTGGTCTCGGTGCTGGAGTTGGGATTGTGGGAACTGGCGTTGGGGCCGGAGTTGGGATCGTTGGCAGTGGCCTTGGAGCTGTTGGCAGTGGACTGAGCAAAGCAGGAAAGTTCATGGGCAGAACCATTACAGGAGGCCACTCCAAGAAGAGTGGCTCTACGACTCCAGTAAATAGTGTTCAAGAAAATGGTGGTGCCAAGCCACTGTAG